The sequence below is a genomic window from Mercenaria mercenaria strain notata chromosome 14, MADL_Memer_1, whole genome shotgun sequence.
TAGGCAATGTTCAGTCTTAAAGTCACTGTAATAATGACCTTTACCCTACCAACTCTAAAAataatatgacttttttttaacTGACCACTGGCAATTACCGTTTAAAGTTTAATTACTGTACGCCAAAGGGTTCATTAATCATAATTCTATAATATAGCGAAACCTTTTAAAATCGTTTTAATCCCTCGATCAATGACTTTGGCTTTTGCCCTACATATGCCCAAAATGATGGAATCCATCTATGTAACGCAAGCCattaccctatgaagtttgaacaatAAAGGCCCAAGCATGTTCCAGTTCTTCATTTAgagttatttttttaatgtagcAGTAATATTCATAATTgattagtttgttttgtttagtttacACCGATACGGCATTGACAGTTGAACTCATgaattttaaaagtataaaaaggaTTATCCACAATACATTTTAATACATGACACGTGAAAGATTGTATTCTCATTTTATTGTGATTGTATAAAACCATGATAAACACATTTAATGTATCACAAACAATGCATAATTAAAATATGAAACTTGAGTCATGTTATTTTATGCctcatttagaaacaaatatcgCCAGGCAATGGTGATTGACTATTCTATTGTATACCAGTGAAGCAATTTAGAGTGGGAAAAAGCCGAAAGTATTTCCTTTAGAGCTTGAAATAACATAATTGGCATTGTTCACCTTGACATAAATTATGTCATTTCTATTCAGTTTTATATGACTTGCAATTCTGAAACTTGAGACAACATCACCACCGCTAACATCAAATTGCATTATCTCTCCCAGTAAAGTTTGTTCATATCCATAAATCTTTCTGCAAATTCTCAGCGAAAACGTGCGCAGTCTGTtcacattttttgtttcatttgccGCACTTCGACTTATATTGAAGTGCACAGACGCATACACGAAATACGTCCGGCCCTCTGGAACAATTATTTCGCCATTTGAGTGTTCTACATCTGTATCAGCGTTTGCTTCGGATTCGTTTTCCCAGTGTAGTACAGAATCTATCCCATCACCTGTAAAATTACAGCACATGTTGTTATAATTTACCATATGTTTATGTATGGTGTCCATTTAAGAAATGATCTGCTTTGTAAAGGGAATGTTTTGCATCAACGGCTTTCATAATGAGTTTCTTTATATCTTGTTTTGTCGAGCATTTCATGTTGTGATTACGCTGATGTTCTATGTTTTGGCGTGAAAGGTGCTACaagtttcattacatttcttCCACTCagacaaaccgagtctgctattactagTATTTAGCTTGGAttcgttctatgcttccaatggatcttctcgtagattttattttgcaaaatatcttaagattATAACCGGTAATAGTGATTGATTTTTAATCTTTCTACATCACCTGAAAAGAACTTCTGCCTCGATATCTGAGTTAGTGCGACAGTCAGGTAGCCAGACTGGGGAGCGAGACTTTCATTTCCGCAGGACAAATATGGCTGTGAttcttgaccttgattttaaagaacaattaacacaGTTATAGCACGAAAAGATGATATAATGATATTTCAACAGTAAAATGATTGtaatgatatgttttttttttccttttttacggGAAATCGTTGTCTTACAGTTTTACAATCTACAGAAAAGTTATATCAAAGGTCACCGTGTTTTCTTGTGACAACTTACCTTACCTGCATCGAAGGGCATAGTTTTTAGGTGCTCTATCACTAGAAAATATGAACAACATATACAGTCAGACTTGTACTAAATGAACACCACCgtataaaggtcacagttataaTACCTGCTTTGAAAGGTTATTTTCAAGGCTTCCCGTTTGACAGCTAATATTGTAATTTTACCAGTGTTTTCAATGGAAGttaattttaccattttcaaagaacggCCTTCATAGGGGACGTTGGCTGTGGATAAGAGGTACTCAAGACAATTGAAATATGTAGGATAAGAATAGaaagagaaaatatcaaattttccgTGAAAGTTGGAAACATTCAAAACTAAGGATCGCATTGATAAACAGAGTCCAGTGTCTACTGTAGCAGAGTAAATGACTGGAATATTTGAGACTATATTGTTGTAATTCTAATTTACCTTTTGCAAGCCGAAGTCTTGTTTCTCTTTCGACAACCTAGAGAATATACAGTGCACAGCTACTTGGTAAACTCTACAGGAATCCATAATAAGCAAATATGTACggctttcttttcaaaaatatcatatcagaatgtagggataacacagtttctttcgtgttataacatctgcagaatcacgagggattggttggtgcccgagcccggtagggcgagggtaccaacgtttcCCGAGGGATGTAACAACACGAAATGAAAATGCtttaatgctattctagcataaaacgcgtaaaaacaaataaacgaataaattatGCATCAACGTCATTAATGAGctgcaccatgggaaaaccaatttgcgacaagcatggatccaggccagcctgcgcatccatgccgttcgctaacagttcctctaattgcaaaaggATTTGAAAGagtatggatcttgaccagactgcgttgatccatgctggtcgtaaatgcactatgttggttttgtcatgacacggctcaaacaGGGAATGAATGCGTGACGTAATTTCCTTGTGAATTATCTGTTTGGGGCTGttatgcgtttacgctttgccaagGAATGCccatatataaaaatgtgttttaacaacACGTGAATAAGAGAATCACTCTGTTaatacacgttttctctcctaCTAAAGCACCCATGAAAAGTGACATGAATATGTAAAAACAGACTTATGTAAATACCTAAGATTTTAAATTCAATTTGGTCTGTTGATAACAGACACAGAAAACACTTCCGTTCGCCGGTAGTATTTGAAGTAGGATTTATATGAAAAGACCCTTAACCCATTACTTCCCATGattaatctttaaaatatttcaaaacagccTTAGGTAGTGTTCATACGGAAATACATTAGTGCCATGTGAGTTTTctttactaactcgaaatttcgaggtactatttcgaaatttcgagttactaacttaATGTCGAAAATTTCGAGTAACTTTAACACgaagtttcaagttaataacacgaaatttcgacttcgtatTTTGCCCTTTAATCTACAAAATCTGTCCAAGGCTAAAAATGTAATGGGCGACTTTTGACTCTTTGGATGGAATCATCTATCGACatatccatatattgtacccaacataTAGCGACTTGAACATATGCTACCATACAACAATGTCTTACCTgccccatagcctctagagcttctccagatttcaaactgtatccaggttatatgtatatgttatagaatagaatagaatagagtTTATTAAAGTGACATTGTGTTTGCATAATCAAAATACATTGATATCATAATACATATTCTAACACAcggcccaatgggcctataagtcatCTGTTGTGAACAACTATTATCATCACGTGATTTAATGTGCTGGTGATATCCGATAAATCTAAATCGTTGCGGCTGATTGATTGTTatatgtatagtatgttcaggtggtagggaGCTCGAACTATGGCGAAAACCTTCAAAATATCGTAAAACAGtgaaattttctaagtttaaatcCGCAGAATCGAGATCTGTCCCGTTACCCGATCTTGGTCAGACTCGCTGCTACACGTTCATGTAGGGAGTGTCTATACCCTTTGAGCCAAATTggctcaaactaggtcggaaACCTTCCAGATTTAAACACGGTTTGAATAGTACTATTTTTAATGAACAAACGCTGCTCGGTCATTGAACCATtgatagtaatgtttaaaaaattgtgttttgCAAATTGTAAACAACTTTTCGGgccgtttttataaattttgtattatttatggtatttccgcaatatcaaatagagacaaattgcAAAGTTAATGGCCActgtctaaaacgtttgcagagaattcattattcattaattctaataaaagaaacactaaactattggtaaacaataacaaaacaaaaaataaaactgtaaatataactttttttctatggtgccccAAGTAACCGGATTTAATGAGACCGagttctaactccaacattgaaacaTTATGGTCGAGTAAAATGGGACCcacaaagttttaaattttgatcacttcattcaaaaataaccttggggcagaagtaaaacctacctacatttctctCACAATATGTAATccaaagagtaaaggcaaaatagagaactttttaccccatgtaactcagtatttttaaagatgtctaacacTGCCCCCTTCTTTTTTCAGAGGTCTGTTacgggcctaataccttaatcaTATGACCCTGCGGGATACACCAGGTTTTTAATCTTGCCCAGGGCCTATAAATCAACGTAAATCATTGTAGTGGAtagctcgaaatttcgagatacatatctcaaaatttcgacttagtaaatcgcaattttgaattagtaactcgaaatttcgagttagtaaataacatacacctgacACTAATGCTCTTCCATATGTTTAGTCGCAACGTTAGACACTTTGAAGCGAGAACATCAGTATTATTCACAGATTCTTAAATTGTAAATCCATAAGTTTATGATATGAAATGTATCGAAATGATGTTAAACATTTTTGTcggcatataattatatattttcgtaacttctgtattatatttaatattgttCTGCCGTCCAGCAAAGCTAGAGCGTCTAAGTTGTATAACATAGCAACAGAAATATCGTCATTCTTGTCACATTTTACCTTGTTGACAAGTTCTGTCAGATTTTTACTCGCGCAAACATATTTTCCATTGTCATTTAGAGAAACACTTAGACTGTCTTTGCTAGCTCCAAATATTAGAACGTCGTCGTCAGGGCTGAGGGAAAGGTGCTCACAAAGTACTGAAAACTCTTCCAACCTCTTCTGTGAGAGTAGTGGTAGGTTATATCGAACATCCTTGTAGATACTGAATCCAACAAATGATACAAGAAACACGAGAATAACGTTCAGTGTTAACGATATGAGTGTAAATAAGTGATTTATCTTCCGTTTTCTCCAAAGTTCAT
It includes:
- the LOC123526487 gene encoding uncharacterized protein LOC123526487 isoform X2, translated to MKTCFLKQKLKQNNDKGDELWRKRKINHLFTLISLTLNVILVFLVSFVGFSIYKDVRYNLPLLSQKRLEEFSVLCEHLSLSPDDDVLIFGASKDSLSVSLNDNGKYVCASKNLTELVNKVVERETRLRLAKGDGIDSVLHWENESEANADTDVEHSNGEIIVPEGRTYFVYASVHFNISRSAANETKNVNRLRTFSLRICRKIYGYEQTLLGEIMQFDVSGGDVVSSFRIASHIKLNRNDIIYVKVNNANYVISSSKGNTFGFFPL
- the LOC123526487 gene encoding uncharacterized protein LOC123526487 isoform X1 produces the protein MKTCFLKQKLKQNNDKGDELWRKRKINHLFTLISLTLNVILVFLVSFVGFSIYKDVRYNLPLLSQKRLEEFSVLCEHLSLSPDDDVLIFGASKDSLSVSLNDNGKYVCASKNLTELVNKVVERETRLRLAKGQESQPYLSCGNESLAPQSGYLTVALTQISRQKFFSGDGIDSVLHWENESEANADTDVEHSNGEIIVPEGRTYFVYASVHFNISRSAANETKNVNRLRTFSLRICRKIYGYEQTLLGEIMQFDVSGGDVVSSFRIASHIKLNRNDIIYVKVNNANYVISSSKGNTFGFFPL